Genomic window (Lycium barbarum isolate Lr01 chromosome 2, ASM1917538v2, whole genome shotgun sequence):
ctggtatcacggatatgtgctagataagctaaacaacccttctctactaacttcctagcacgaacaaaggatattactttcttagggaggggactaaggttacccttccactcgagtctaggtgccccgggcatgGCTAATGTAACAGTCTTAGCATGGCAATCAAGaatagcataatgcggggacaaccaactcatccctaaaataacatcgaagtctaccatgtctaagatcatcaaatccGCCCAAGTACTATCAGAATAACTTATATAGTCATGATTCAATTCAGGTCCATTTTGATTAATTTCTCATTTTTCGGATTTGATTGTAATAATGGATAAGTGGGAAGACTTTGGCGATTCATAATAGAAAGGAGTATCTAGAATATCTATATACCGCATAAAAGAAATCACACACGAAGGGTAGACGCTATCTACCCCCCAGAAAATCCCCAATaagagtagatacataaatagggggTGTCAagggtatcacacatcatatccagacccacagcaaaataggtagatatataggaaaaagtagagccctgataaaacaaaacataagccatacgatcataaacggagatagtacctgtgataactgcatcggaggcctcagcctcagGTCTGGTCTACCTGAAAAAGCGTACAAATGACTGCGCCCCCTGTCACCTGTGAACCACCGCGATTACCATTACCAGTCTGAGCCTCGCCTCTGCTGGGCCGCTGTCCGCCTCTACCTGCCTGAGGACCGCCTCGATTAGACTGGGCACCACCCCTACCAGCGGTGTGGCCGCCCCGCCCTGCCAGTGTGCGATCCTTACCGCCTCGATCTGGTGCAGATGGAGCTCGAGGAGTCTGATACTGAGTCCTCTGCCTACTCTGTCTAAATCTTGGGTAATACCTCTTAATATGACttatctcaccacactcgaagcaTGCATGGTCCAGCGTAGGccgctgaacagaagctgatgaagcagtgTAGCCTCCATGCTGACTGGAAGCCTGATAATTTGCCCCTGATGGCCCCCAACTGACACCTGCATCGCGGACTGAACCGAACGCCCTAAATATACCTGTGAACTCTGAtccctcgagaaggagttgctgaacaTCCCACCCTTACGGGCCTTCTTCTCAACCTACCTTGTATAACTCTCATGCCTAATCCCCTCAATGATacggacatgctccactatctcctgaaatgaagccctattggctacaagctgaagagccgaTAACTACAGTCCGGTGTTCAACCCCTTCATGAATCACCGTAACCTCTCCCCTACAGTAGGAAGTAACTGAAGAGCATAATGAGAAAGggagtggaaacgggactcaACACAGCAACTGACGAGTTCCCCTAATCAATAGTAGTGAACTCATCTTTCCTGTGATCCCTCAGTGTACGCGGAACATACTTCTCCAGAAATATAGAGTAAAACTGAAcacaagtcaacggaggagacccaaCTGGCCTACATTCGACATAAGCCCTCTACCAAAGCTTCACATCACctaagaactggaaggtcacaaactctaccccatacttatccacggcccccatcttatggaacCTCTCGTGACAGTCAATaatgaactcatatgcgtcctctgactcagtaccataaaacacaagaggctttattttagtgaacctctAAAACAGATTATGTTCTTCGccagtcatcactggccctgcaactggcctcggGAAGGCCTCGAAACTCAGAACCTCATCAAAGCGAGGTGCCACCGCTACTGCATGCTGAACTCTTGGAGCCTGTGCCCTGTTCGGACCTAGGGCTGCTACTCCTGCGCCCCTATATGCTGGACCCGCTGGTATAGCTTCGGCCTAtgctaacccatgcaaccaatGCAGCACCTGTGCCATAACATCTGGTATACCctgagcagctgcagctcctggCGGAACTGGTACTGCTGCTGGTTGGGCTGGTACGGCTGCATCTCCCGCTACATCAttaggaaccactggaggcacggggtCAACCACTGGGACGTCTCCCCCAGCTGGGGCCGCCCCTCTGCCACctcctctgcctccacctctacctctagctGCTGCCACGCatgttctcgccatctgcgagagaatgaaggttagtcagataccaatttgaatcagcagataccaattggaatcaaatagcacgaaaaaagaaagaaaagggagttttcctagtgttTTGCATCCTCTCGAAGATAACTACAGACGTCTCTgtaccgatctacaagactctgctagacatgtccttgtacgatgagatcgatgaacctaaagctctgatactaaCTCTGTCACGAcacaacccgccatgactggcacccatctaaatcttagtgggcgaaccaacaaacaagacacctatccattcaatccaattttatattaaccaagctaaacaattattactcatttaacatcaaaagaacaaagtaaatcATGTCGTAaatgctgaaataagtgcggaagttctaactattacaataaCCGAAAtatgaaagtcatcgtacaggactctaagctaaaaacatgtctaagaatctgaagtctaacaaataagtaatccataatgtccagagtacgaaaagacatcatagcaagaaaaTCTTCGAGCGGCctagcatgggaagaagctcaccctaaaattTTTCAACAATTATCCTCCACGCTAAATGTGAGGACGAGCAACGGTCTCTATAtcataatctgcactcaaaaaatgcagcaaggtaggataagtacaaacactatataccggtagatatcataagccgactaatattagtatcatgcatatttcgtaaaatcaatagaataaaacaagccagtcaacaaacatgaatatcaataaatcatagcaagtcaaccaaggacaatcacaatcaaatcaccaagatgtcaagcatcacaatcacgtaagccacaacgaaaataaatttaccacaataacctcactcgcTGTATATACATGCTAGCTAGtgtcttagctcagtagtcattacctgcaggggacccatggtgtccatg
Coding sequences:
- the LOC132628694 gene encoding uncharacterized protein LOC132628694, giving the protein MENQGEQETRTPGETVEILRDKMARTCVAAARGRGGGRGGGRGAAPAGGDVPVVDPVPPVVPNDVAGDAAVPAQPAAVPVPPGAAAAQGIPDVMAQQLLLEGSEFTGIFRAFGSVRDAGVSWGPSGANYQASSQHGGYTASSASVQRPTLDHACFECGEISHIKRYYPRFRQSRQRTQYQTPRAPSAPDRGGKDRTLAGRGGHTAGRGGAQSNRGGPQAGRGGQRPSRGEAQTGNGNRGGSQVTGGAVICTLFQVDQT